A genomic region of Sarcophilus harrisii chromosome 6, mSarHar1.11, whole genome shotgun sequence contains the following coding sequences:
- the AP1AR gene encoding AP-1 complex-associated regulatory protein isoform X6, with protein MLDNIFENLVESDEGESPGSSHRPLTEEEIADLRERHYDSIAEKQKTINLKIQRELALQEEKLRLEEEALYAAQREAARAAKQRKFLEQERQRIMQRSHHANTGEYQSSGAEEDFEYYLRNTKSQYEVFRSSRLSSEATVLTPNTESSCDLMTKTKSTSGNDDSTSLDLEWEDEEGMNRMVPLRERSKTEEDILQAALKYSSKKTGSNPTSASDDSNGLEWENDFVSAEMDNNGNSEYSGFVNPVLELSASELKKSEADQQDR; from the exons tTTGAAAATCTAGTAGAAAGTGATGAA GGAGAAAGCCCGGGAAGTAGTCATAG GCCCCTTACTGAGGAAGAAATAGCTGACCTAAGAGAGAGGCATTATGATTCTATTgctgaaaaacagaaaacaattaatttgaaaattcaaagagag TTAGCCTTACAAGAAGAGAAGTTAAGACTAGAAGAAGAAGCTTTATACGCTGCACAGCGTGAAGCAGCCAGGGCAGCAAAGCAGCGAAAGTTCTTGGAG caaGAAAGGCAAAGGATTATGCAGCGATCTCATCATGCTAACACTGGAGAATATCAaag TTCAGGGGCAGAAGAAGACTTTGAATATTATTTGAGAAATACAAAGTCACAATATGAAGTTTTTCGAAGTAGTA GGCTTTCATCAGAGGCCACAGTTTTGACCCCAAACACAGAAAGTAGTTGTGACTTAATGACCAAAACCAAATCAACGAGTGGAAATGATGACAGCACATCCCTAGATTTAGAGTGGGAAGATGAAGAag GAATGAATAGAATGGTCCCATTGAGAGAAAGGTCCAAAACCGAAGAGGATATTCTACAGGCTGCATTAAAATACAGTAGCAAGAAAACTGGAAGTAATCCTACCTCTGCTTCTGATGATTCCAATGGGCTGGAATGGGAAAATGATTTTGTTAGCGCTGAAATGGATAACAATGGTAATTCAGAATATTCTGGATTTGTGAACCCTGTTTTAGAATTGAGTGcctctgaattaaaaaaatctgaagcaGATCAGCAAGATAGATAG